One segment of Polaribacter huanghezhanensis DNA contains the following:
- a CDS encoding DsrE family protein, with protein sequence MKKQLFLLVFTMLSALVSSQNNRAKGKIIKNFGETFNVVNPEIKTDTSAELKVIFDVSSTSSANNIINKNIVTAARFLNMHANVGMKSSQLKVAVTIHGGAWKDVLSDEAYKKKFGVVNPNTQLIKELSNAGVDVIICGQTAMFRKMDRTVVMPEVKFALSAMTALLQYQNNGYKFIKF encoded by the coding sequence ATGAAAAAACAGTTATTTTTATTAGTATTTACAATGCTTTCAGCTTTAGTTTCATCACAAAACAACAGAGCTAAAGGGAAAATAATTAAAAATTTTGGAGAAACTTTTAATGTTGTAAATCCAGAAATTAAAACGGATACTTCAGCAGAGTTAAAAGTAATTTTTGATGTTTCTTCTACTTCGTCTGCTAATAACATCATCAACAAAAATATTGTTACCGCTGCTCGTTTTTTAAATATGCATGCAAACGTAGGAATGAAATCAAGTCAACTAAAAGTTGCAGTAACCATTCATGGTGGTGCTTGGAAAGATGTTCTGAGTGATGAAGCATATAAAAAGAAATTTGGTGTTGTAAATCCAAACACGCAACTGATTAAAGAATTGAGCAATGCTGGTGTAGATGTTATTATCTGTGGACAAACTGCCATGTTTAGAAAAATGGATAGAACTGTTGTGATGCCAGAAGTGAAGTTTGCTCTTTCTGCGATGACAGCGTTGTTACAATATCAAAATAATGGATATAAATTCATAAAATTTTAA
- the dnaJ gene encoding molecular chaperone DnaJ, producing the protein MAKKDFYEILGISKSASAAEIKKAYRKMAIKYHPDKNPDDATAETKFKEAAEAYEILSDDNKKARYDQYGHQAFEGGHGGGGFGGGGMNMEDIFSQFGDIFGGGFGGGFGGGQQRQARVKGSNMRIRVKLTLEEIAKGVEKKVKVRRKIQADGVTYSTCSTCNGAGQVTRVTNTILGRMQTAATCPTCQGAGQSIKSKPSDADANGLIVKEETVAIQIPAGVTEGVQLKVAGKGNEAPGKNSISGDLLVLIEEIQHATLKREGTNIHYDLYINLSEAVLGISKEVETVTGKVKIKIDPGTQSGKILRLKGKGLPSIERYGNGDFLIHINVWTPQELNKEQKKFFEDMQNDANFKPSPNASDKSFFEKVKDMFM; encoded by the coding sequence ATGGCAAAAAAAGATTTTTACGAAATATTAGGAATAAGCAAATCAGCTTCGGCTGCAGAAATTAAAAAAGCATATCGAAAGATGGCAATAAAGTATCATCCAGATAAAAACCCTGATGATGCAACTGCAGAAACAAAATTTAAAGAAGCTGCAGAAGCTTATGAAATTTTGAGCGACGATAATAAAAAAGCACGTTACGATCAATATGGACATCAAGCATTTGAAGGTGGACATGGCGGCGGCGGTTTTGGCGGCGGCGGAATGAACATGGAAGATATCTTCAGTCAGTTTGGAGATATTTTTGGTGGTGGATTCGGCGGCGGTTTTGGTGGTGGACAGCAAAGACAAGCTAGAGTGAAAGGAAGTAATATGCGAATTCGCGTAAAATTAACTTTAGAAGAAATTGCGAAAGGAGTAGAGAAAAAAGTTAAAGTTCGTAGAAAAATTCAAGCTGATGGCGTAACATATTCTACTTGTTCTACGTGTAATGGAGCAGGACAAGTAACAAGAGTTACCAATACTATTTTAGGAAGGATGCAAACCGCTGCAACTTGTCCAACATGTCAAGGAGCTGGTCAAAGTATCAAATCTAAACCTTCTGATGCAGATGCAAACGGATTGATTGTAAAAGAAGAAACAGTTGCTATTCAAATTCCAGCCGGAGTTACAGAAGGTGTGCAGTTAAAAGTTGCAGGAAAAGGAAATGAAGCGCCAGGGAAAAATTCAATTTCAGGTGATTTATTAGTCTTGATTGAAGAAATTCAGCATGCTACTTTAAAAAGAGAAGGAACCAATATACATTACGATTTATATATTAACTTATCTGAAGCGGTTTTAGGCATCAGTAAAGAAGTTGAAACGGTTACTGGAAAAGTAAAAATTAAGATTGATCCAGGAACGCAATCAGGAAAAATTTTACGATTAAAAGGAAAAGGGTTACCAAGTATTGAGCGTTATGGAAATGGAGATTTCTTAATTCACATTAATGTTTGGACTCCACAAGAGCTAAATAAAGAACAAAAAAAGTTCTTTGAAGACATGCAAAACGATGCTAATTTTAAACCAAGTCCAAATGCATCGGATAAATCTTTTTTTGAAAAAGTAAAAGATATGTTTATGTAA
- a CDS encoding TonB-dependent receptor plug domain-containing protein gives MNKQLSIVGLLAFFLVGTTAYSQKSKEKEIKLKEVVVIATKFKLEKEKIGKVITKITQQEIQNNAGKTVFELLNNVSGIEIKGINSNPGEIKRIYIRGGRSKQVLVLIDGVPVSDPSGISQEYDLRLLSLNQVESIEILKGASSALYGSGAATGVINIILKKGNKKELSATYEVSLGTNNEANTKNLRLLDRNQNVSINGSLKNFNYLATFNISGVDGMSSAKSKTNQSFSTDPFYNKSSLVKLGYRFNNQFELETFVNYDHFKYTYDAGAYSNSDINNGEDTQVRVGVKPSFKYNNGEAYLQASFNDVNRVLHTFNSYANLVNKYDYTGKSINIDAVNRLTFSEGTYQLIAGLNYQEHRNNTLSDFGNIDDKLANFSNIDPYASLVYNSTYGLNINVGGRLNTHSNYGNHFVYDTNVSYNFNVENVKIKALTSYSTAFIAPSTYQLFSQYGNLNLNPEASATFEVGFEATHKQFIQLDAVYFNRAVEDAIIFVSLPVAPWTSSYENATGKTKVSGIETNLTITAIDNVKLQLGYTNITKDSDADYIPKNKFVANLETSPFKNTFVSLVYKKVGKRTYFDKWGSFGAAGTDVVLPSYNLLDVNANYKLLDGTVTFFGTISNILNEDYEETLGYSTRGRNFKLGVRLQF, from the coding sequence ATGAACAAACAATTAAGTATTGTTGGTTTGCTAGCTTTCTTTTTAGTTGGCACAACTGCGTATTCGCAAAAATCAAAAGAAAAAGAAATTAAGTTAAAAGAAGTTGTTGTAATTGCAACTAAGTTTAAGTTAGAAAAAGAAAAAATCGGAAAAGTAATTACTAAAATTACACAACAAGAAATTCAAAATAATGCTGGTAAAACGGTGTTTGAATTGCTAAACAATGTTTCTGGAATCGAAATTAAAGGAATCAATTCAAATCCAGGAGAAATTAAAAGGATTTACATTCGAGGAGGAAGAAGTAAGCAGGTTTTAGTGCTTATTGATGGTGTTCCTGTTTCTGATCCTTCAGGAATTAGTCAAGAGTACGATTTGCGATTATTATCTTTAAATCAAGTAGAGTCTATTGAAATTTTAAAAGGAGCTTCGAGTGCTTTATACGGTTCTGGTGCAGCAACTGGCGTGATTAATATCATCCTTAAAAAAGGAAATAAAAAAGAGCTTTCTGCAACCTACGAAGTAAGTTTGGGCACAAATAATGAAGCCAATACTAAAAATTTGCGGTTGTTAGATAGAAATCAAAATGTAAGCATAAACGGAAGTTTAAAGAACTTTAATTACTTAGCTACATTCAATATTTCTGGTGTTGACGGAATGTCTTCTGCGAAAAGCAAAACCAATCAATCTTTTTCTACAGATCCTTTTTACAACAAATCTAGTTTGGTGAAATTAGGATATAGGTTCAATAATCAATTTGAATTAGAAACTTTTGTAAACTACGATCATTTTAAATACACTTATGATGCTGGGGCTTACAGCAATTCTGACATCAATAATGGAGAAGATACTCAAGTTAGAGTTGGTGTAAAACCAAGTTTTAAATACAACAACGGAGAAGCGTATCTGCAAGCATCTTTTAATGATGTAAATAGAGTTTTACACACATTTAATTCGTATGCAAATCTTGTAAATAAGTACGATTATACAGGGAAAAGTATCAATATTGATGCAGTAAATAGATTGACTTTTTCTGAAGGAACATATCAATTAATTGCAGGATTAAATTATCAAGAACACAGAAACAATACGCTTTCTGATTTTGGAAATATTGATGATAAGTTGGCAAATTTCAGCAATATAGATCCGTATGCTTCTTTGGTGTATAATTCAACTTACGGATTAAACATAAACGTAGGAGGAAGGTTAAATACTCATAGCAATTATGGAAATCATTTTGTGTACGACACAAATGTTTCTTATAATTTTAATGTAGAAAATGTAAAAATAAAAGCGTTGACATCATACAGTACAGCGTTTATTGCGCCAAGTACATATCAATTATTTTCTCAATATGGTAATTTAAATTTAAATCCAGAAGCGAGTGCTACGTTCGAAGTTGGTTTTGAAGCAACACACAAGCAATTCATTCAATTAGACGCAGTGTATTTTAACAGAGCCGTTGAAGATGCAATTATCTTTGTTTCGTTGCCAGTTGCTCCTTGGACAAGTTCTTATGAAAATGCTACAGGAAAAACCAAGGTAAGCGGAATAGAAACAAACCTAACAATTACGGCTATAGACAATGTAAAACTGCAATTAGGTTATACAAATATCACCAAAGATAGCGACGCAGATTACATTCCAAAAAATAAATTTGTAGCCAATTTAGAAACATCGCCATTTAAAAACACTTTTGTTTCTTTAGTCTACAAAAAAGTTGGAAAAAGAACTTATTTTGATAAATGGGGAAGCTTTGGAGCTGCTGGTACTGATGTAGTTTTACCTTCTTATAATTTATTGGATGTAAATGCCAACTATAAGTTATTAGACGGAACAGTAACATTTTTCGGGACAATATCTAATATTTTGAATGAAGATTACGAAGAGACCTTGGGATATTCAACTAGAGGAAGAAACTTCAAATTAGGAGTTCGTTTACAATTTTAA
- a CDS encoding mechanosensitive ion channel family protein, with product MKKYIDNFLELDSFWSIFFYSLFVFFITWMISRIVRYFLVIYIKYRKTERFGGTSVFFLKNSIKFFLGLCAFGYLIYTVPSLRSKATIIFSGAGILAAIIGFAAQAALSNLIAGVFIVVFKPFRVGDYIKIDEERIGIVQDITLRHTIINTFENKRLIIPNSIISTESILNHTIEDSYILSFNNFKIGLNADVDLAKKIIREEALKFDHVIDNRTPEEVLTEDHQIVIRFIDLNEGFIHLRAYVWVDEPFEEFKFKCNLKEAVHKRFKEEGVDLPILMRKIYNV from the coding sequence ATGAAAAAATATATTGACAATTTTTTAGAATTAGATAGTTTTTGGAGTATCTTTTTTTATAGTTTATTTGTTTTTTTTATAACATGGATGATTTCTAGAATTGTTCGTTATTTTCTTGTGATTTATATCAAGTATAGAAAAACAGAGCGTTTTGGAGGTACAAGTGTATTTTTTCTAAAAAACTCTATTAAATTCTTTTTAGGACTATGTGCTTTTGGATATTTAATCTACACTGTTCCGTCTTTAAGAAGTAAAGCAACCATTATTTTTTCTGGAGCAGGAATTTTAGCCGCTATAATTGGTTTTGCAGCCCAAGCAGCTTTATCTAATTTAATTGCGGGTGTCTTTATTGTTGTCTTTAAGCCTTTTAGGGTTGGCGATTATATAAAAATTGACGAAGAAAGAATAGGAATTGTGCAAGATATTACGTTGCGCCATACAATTATTAACACATTCGAAAACAAGCGTTTAATCATTCCAAATTCTATTATTAGTACCGAATCTATATTAAATCATACGATAGAAGATTCGTATATATTAAGTTTTAATAACTTTAAAATTGGTTTAAATGCTGATGTAGACTTGGCAAAAAAAATCATTCGAGAAGAAGCTTTAAAATTTGATCATGTAATTGATAACAGAACTCCAGAAGAAGTACTTACAGAAGATCATCAAATTGTTATTCGTTTTATTGATTTAAATGAGGGTTTTATTCATTTACGTGCCTATGTTTGGGTAGATGAGCCTTTTGAAGAGTTCAAGTTTAAATGCAATCTAAAAGAAGCAGTTCATAAAAGGTTTAAAGAAGAAGGAGTTGATTTACCAATTCTGATGCGTAAAATCTATAACGTTTAA
- a CDS encoding DUF4290 domain-containing protein, producing the protein MEFELEYNSARPLMIIPEYGRHIQKLVDHCVALDDNEERNIMAKAIVDVMGNLQPHLRDVPDFKHKLWDQLFIMSSFNLEADSPYGKPSKEELQEKPESLPYPKSASRYRYYGNNIQEMIDVALSWEDGEKREALVYTIANHMKKCYLNWNKDTVDDEVIFKHLFELSDGKIDLRDSEEVLSESKNLLRKRTSQQGKSNTKNYKTNKTNRTSNNNNNRKK; encoded by the coding sequence ATGGAATTCGAACTAGAATACAACTCAGCAAGACCGTTAATGATTATACCAGAATACGGCAGACATATCCAAAAATTAGTAGATCATTGCGTAGCTTTAGACGATAATGAAGAAAGAAACATCATGGCAAAAGCTATTGTAGATGTTATGGGAAATTTACAACCGCATTTACGTGATGTTCCAGATTTTAAGCACAAATTGTGGGATCAATTGTTTATCATGTCTAGTTTTAATTTAGAAGCAGATTCTCCGTACGGAAAACCATCTAAAGAAGAATTACAAGAAAAACCTGAATCTTTACCATATCCTAAATCGGCTTCAAGATATCGTTATTACGGTAATAATATTCAAGAAATGATTGATGTTGCGCTTTCTTGGGAAGATGGAGAAAAAAGAGAAGCATTGGTGTATACCATTGCCAATCACATGAAAAAATGTTATTTAAATTGGAATAAAGACACGGTTGATGATGAGGTGATTTTTAAACATTTATTTGAGTTATCAGATGGTAAAATTGATTTAAGAGATTCTGAAGAAGTCCTTTCTGAAAGCAAAAATTTACTTAGAAAGAGAACTTCTCAGCAAGGTAAAAGCAACACAAAAAATTACAAAACAAACAAAACGAACAGAACAAGCAATAATAACAACAATAGAAAGAAATAA
- a CDS encoding ATP-dependent helicase, producing MSNYLDSLNPAQKDAVLQKDGPMIIIAGAGSGKTRVLTYRIAHLMQQGIDPFNILSLTFTNKAAREMKERIASVVGASESKNLWMGTFHSVFARILRSEADKLGFPSNFTIYDTQDSVRLITAIIKEMQLDKDRYKPKQILSRISSLKNSLITVNAYFNNADLVEADLHASRPKVGDIYKEYVARCFKSGAMDFDDLLLRTNEILARFPDVLAKYQDRFRYIMVDEYQDTNHSQYLIVRALADRFQNICVVGDDSQSIYSFRGANINNILNFQKDYPEVRTFKLEQNYRSTKNIVNAANSVIEKNKTRLDKVVWTSNDEGEKIKVMRTISDGEEGRFVAQSMWENMMNKQLTADAFAILYRTNSQSRAMEDALRKKDIKYKIYGGISFYQRKEIKDLLSYLRLLINPNDEEALKRVVNYPARGIGQTTIDKLTIAANHYKKSIFEILKHVDKVDLKINAGTKNKLQDFVNMILRLQIESQTKNAFEIADVVVKQVRLIKDLEKDGTPEAVSKVENVQELLNGIKDFITDKIETGEDASLTSFLEDVALATDFDSDKKDDTPRVSMMTIHQSKGLEYPYVYIVGLEENLFPSGMSMNTRSELEEERRLFYVALTRAEHQAYLSYAQTRYRWGKLTDAEPSRFLEEIDESFLEYISQKKSEPSVNRFVDASLFDTPSKTIRFQKPIQRKKMEFKSKKEESFTPPKKLKRIPNTTSENTNLFDASITVGTLVEHNRFGPGEVLSLEGNGPNKKAEIKFGTVGKKKLLLQFAKLQVIG from the coding sequence TTGTCAAACTACTTAGATTCTTTAAATCCTGCTCAAAAAGATGCGGTTTTACAAAAAGACGGACCCATGATTATTATTGCTGGTGCTGGTTCTGGTAAAACGCGTGTGTTAACCTATCGCATTGCACATTTAATGCAACAAGGCATTGATCCGTTTAATATTTTATCGCTTACGTTTACCAATAAAGCGGCTAGAGAAATGAAAGAACGTATTGCAAGTGTTGTTGGCGCAAGCGAATCTAAAAACCTTTGGATGGGAACTTTCCATTCTGTTTTTGCACGGATTTTACGATCAGAAGCTGATAAGTTAGGATTTCCATCAAACTTTACCATTTACGACACACAAGATTCTGTTCGATTAATAACTGCAATTATTAAAGAAATGCAGTTAGATAAAGACAGGTATAAGCCAAAACAAATATTAAGCAGGATCTCTTCCTTAAAAAATAGTTTGATTACCGTAAACGCCTATTTTAATAATGCTGATTTGGTAGAAGCTGATTTGCATGCAAGCAGACCAAAAGTGGGTGATATTTATAAAGAATATGTAGCAAGATGTTTTAAATCTGGTGCCATGGATTTTGATGATTTATTATTAAGAACCAATGAAATATTAGCGCGTTTTCCTGATGTATTAGCGAAATATCAAGACCGATTTAGATATATAATGGTGGATGAGTATCAAGATACAAACCATTCGCAATATTTAATTGTAAGAGCCTTGGCAGATCGTTTTCAGAACATTTGTGTGGTTGGAGATGATTCGCAAAGTATTTATAGTTTCCGTGGCGCAAACATCAATAATATTTTAAATTTTCAAAAAGATTATCCAGAAGTTAGAACCTTTAAATTAGAACAGAATTATCGTTCTACAAAAAACATTGTAAATGCAGCGAACTCTGTTATCGAGAAAAATAAAACTCGATTAGACAAAGTAGTTTGGACTTCTAATGATGAAGGAGAAAAAATTAAAGTAATGCGTACCATTTCTGATGGAGAAGAAGGACGTTTTGTAGCACAATCGATGTGGGAGAATATGATGAACAAGCAGTTGACAGCTGATGCGTTTGCTATTTTGTACAGAACAAATTCACAATCGAGAGCGATGGAAGATGCGTTGCGTAAAAAAGATATTAAGTATAAAATTTATGGCGGAATTTCTTTTTATCAACGAAAAGAAATCAAAGATTTACTGTCGTATTTACGATTATTAATCAATCCAAATGATGAAGAAGCGCTTAAAAGAGTTGTCAATTATCCTGCAAGAGGAATTGGACAAACAACCATTGATAAGTTAACGATTGCGGCAAATCATTATAAAAAATCAATTTTTGAAATTCTAAAACATGTAGATAAAGTTGATTTAAAAATAAATGCTGGAACAAAAAATAAATTGCAAGATTTTGTAAACATGATTTTGCGCTTGCAAATAGAATCGCAAACAAAAAATGCTTTTGAAATTGCAGATGTTGTTGTAAAACAAGTCCGGTTAATCAAAGATTTAGAAAAAGACGGAACACCAGAAGCGGTTAGTAAAGTAGAAAATGTTCAAGAATTATTAAACGGAATTAAAGATTTTATCACTGATAAAATAGAAACAGGAGAAGATGCATCATTAACGTCGTTTTTAGAAGATGTTGCCTTGGCTACGGATTTTGATTCTGATAAAAAAGATGATACTCCGAGAGTTTCTATGATGACCATTCATCAATCTAAAGGATTGGAATATCCGTATGTGTATATCGTTGGTTTAGAGGAAAATTTATTTCCTTCAGGAATGAGCATGAACACAAGAAGCGAGCTCGAGGAAGAACGCAGATTGTTTTATGTAGCATTGACTAGAGCAGAACATCAAGCGTATTTGAGTTATGCACAAACTCGTTATCGTTGGGGAAAACTAACGGATGCAGAACCGAGTAGGTTTTTAGAGGAAATTGATGAAAGCTTTTTGGAATATATATCACAAAAAAAATCTGAACCGTCTGTAAATAGATTTGTAGATGCAAGTTTATTTGATACACCATCAAAAACCATTCGTTTTCAAAAACCAATTCAGCGCAAAAAAATGGAGTTTAAATCGAAGAAAGAAGAATCTTTTACTCCGCCTAAAAAATTGAAAAGAATACCAAATACTACTTCAGAAAACACCAACCTTTTTGATGCTAGCATTACTGTTGGTACATTGGTAGAACACAATAGATTTGGTCCAGGAGAAGTGTTGAGTTTAGAAGGAAATGGCCCAAATAAAAAAGCAGAAATTAAATTCGGAACAGTAGGAAAGAAAAAATTATTATTGCAGTTTGCCAAGTTACAAGTAATCGGATAA
- a CDS encoding ABC transporter substrate-binding protein, which yields MKSFTMKWSLRVLIIAVLCVTCKPNNNSNTKKQIAKESIEIKYAKGFDIQYFKKYKKLIIKSPYQNSKEQFEYILSNLKNNQLQSVLGTKITTPIQKVVVTSTTHIPMLELLGVENSLIGFPHTKYVSSTKTRKLIDANLVKEIGVKAALNTEILLDLNPDVVIGYSMTKANKSLRLIEKSGIPVVLNGDWLEDTPLGRAEWIKFFGVLYNKEKEADSIFKVIESNYNIAKEIAKKAETKPTILSGAIMSKDIWNLPAGESFVAQFLNDANTNYLWKDSKGKGSLSISFESILDKGKSADIWIAPGYFLSKKQMLEKNINYKEFTAFKNNQVYTFATKVGATGGVLYFELGPTRPDLVLKDIIKITHPELLRDYTPTFFEKMN from the coding sequence ATGAAATCATTTACAATGAAGTGGAGTTTAAGAGTACTAATTATTGCTGTTTTATGTGTTACTTGTAAGCCAAATAATAATTCAAACACCAAAAAACAAATAGCTAAAGAATCAATTGAAATAAAATACGCTAAAGGATTTGATATTCAGTATTTTAAAAAATATAAAAAACTAATTATAAAATCACCGTATCAAAATTCTAAAGAGCAATTTGAATACATTCTAAGCAATTTAAAAAACAACCAATTACAATCCGTTTTAGGAACTAAAATTACAACTCCAATTCAGAAAGTTGTGGTAACTTCTACCACGCATATACCAATGTTAGAATTGCTTGGTGTAGAAAATTCTTTGATTGGATTTCCTCATACAAAATATGTTTCATCAACCAAAACAAGAAAATTGATTGATGCCAATTTGGTAAAAGAAATTGGTGTAAAAGCTGCGTTAAATACAGAAATATTATTGGATTTAAATCCTGATGTTGTGATTGGCTACAGCATGACAAAAGCAAACAAATCATTACGTTTAATTGAAAAATCAGGAATTCCTGTTGTGTTAAATGGAGATTGGTTAGAAGATACCCCGCTTGGAAGAGCTGAATGGATTAAATTCTTTGGAGTTTTATACAACAAAGAAAAAGAAGCAGACAGTATTTTTAAAGTGATCGAATCTAATTACAACATCGCTAAAGAAATCGCTAAGAAAGCCGAAACAAAACCTACTATTTTATCTGGCGCAATAATGAGCAAAGATATTTGGAATTTACCAGCAGGAGAAAGCTTTGTTGCACAATTTTTAAATGATGCAAACACCAATTATTTATGGAAAGATTCTAAAGGAAAAGGAAGTTTATCCATCAGTTTTGAAAGCATTTTAGACAAGGGAAAATCCGCAGATATTTGGATTGCTCCAGGTTATTTTTTATCAAAAAAACAAATGCTAGAAAAAAATATCAACTACAAAGAGTTTACAGCATTTAAAAACAATCAAGTATATACTTTTGCGACCAAAGTTGGAGCAACTGGAGGTGTTCTTTATTTTGAATTGGGTCCAACAAGACCAGATTTAGTACTAAAAGATATTATTAAAATTACACATCCAGAATTGCTTAGAGACTACACACCAACTTTTTTCGAGAAAATGAATTAA
- the murA gene encoding UDP-N-acetylglucosamine 1-carboxyvinyltransferase translates to MASFKIEGGHKLNGTITPQGAKNEALQVICAVLLTPEKVVIDNIPDILDVNKLIFILGELGVKVEKLAPNSYCFQADEINLEYLESADFKRDGSSLRGSIMIVGPLLARFGKGYIPRPGGDKIGRRRLDTHFEGFIRLGAKFRYNREEYFYGVEAEELYGTEMLLDEASVTGTANILMASVLATGTTTIYNAACEPYIQQLCKMLNSMGARISGVASNLLTIEGVKELKGCRHRVLPDMIEIGSWIGVAVMTQSELTIKDVSWKDLGQIPNVFRKLGIELERKGDDIYIPAQESYEIQNYIDGSVLTVSDAPWPGFTPDLLSIVLVIATQAKGTVLIHQKMFESRLFFVDKLIDMGAKVILSDPHRAVVIGHDHKSQLKATKMTSPDIRAGISLLIAALSAKGTSIINNIEQIDRGYENIEQRLKSIGARIERIED, encoded by the coding sequence ATGGCATCATTTAAAATTGAAGGTGGTCACAAATTAAATGGTACAATTACTCCGCAAGGAGCAAAAAATGAAGCCTTACAAGTTATTTGTGCAGTATTATTAACTCCAGAAAAAGTTGTTATAGATAATATTCCTGATATTTTAGATGTCAATAAATTAATTTTTATTTTAGGTGAATTGGGCGTTAAAGTAGAGAAACTAGCACCAAATTCATATTGTTTTCAAGCGGATGAAATCAATTTAGAATATTTAGAATCTGCAGATTTTAAAAGAGACGGAAGTTCTTTAAGAGGTTCAATTATGATTGTTGGCCCGTTATTAGCTCGTTTCGGAAAAGGATACATCCCAAGACCTGGAGGAGATAAAATTGGTCGTAGAAGATTAGACACACATTTTGAAGGGTTTATCAGATTAGGTGCAAAATTTAGATACAATAGAGAAGAATATTTTTACGGAGTTGAAGCAGAGGAATTGTACGGAACAGAAATGTTGTTAGACGAAGCTTCTGTAACTGGAACAGCAAATATTTTAATGGCTTCTGTTTTGGCAACTGGAACAACCACAATTTACAATGCCGCTTGCGAACCGTATATTCAACAATTATGTAAAATGTTGAATTCTATGGGAGCAAGAATTTCGGGTGTTGCTTCAAATTTGTTAACGATTGAAGGCGTTAAAGAATTAAAAGGTTGTCGTCATAGAGTTTTACCTGACATGATAGAAATTGGTTCCTGGATTGGTGTTGCAGTAATGACACAGTCTGAATTAACCATCAAAGATGTTAGCTGGAAAGATTTAGGACAAATTCCAAATGTTTTTAGAAAATTAGGAATTGAATTGGAGAGAAAAGGAGACGACATTTACATTCCTGCACAAGAAAGCTACGAAATTCAGAATTATATTGATGGTTCTGTGTTGACAGTTTCAGATGCACCTTGGCCAGGTTTTACTCCAGATTTATTAAGTATTGTTTTGGTGATTGCCACACAAGCAAAAGGAACGGTGTTGATTCATCAAAAAATGTTTGAAAGTCGCTTGTTCTTTGTTGATAAACTGATTGATATGGGCGCAAAAGTTATTTTGTCTGATCCTCACAGAGCAGTTGTTATTGGTCACGATCACAAATCACAATTAAAAGCAACTAAAATGACATCACCAGATATTAGAGCTGGAATTTCATTATTAATTGCAGCTTTATCAGCAAAAGGAACTTCAATCATTAATAATATTGAACAAATTGATAGAGGGTACGAAAATATTGAACAACGCTTAAAATCTATCGGAGCAAGAATTGAAAGAATAGAAGATTAA
- a CDS encoding nucleotide exchange factor GrpE, which translates to MSTEDNKKEEEILNNEAEAQVEENQEVEVNEPTAEEIIQTEKDKYLRLFAEFENYKKRTTRERIELFKTAGQDLMTTLLPILDDFDRGLAEIKKAKDKELLKGMQLINDKLKKTLEQKGLTLIKVKAGDVFDADIHEAITQIPAPTDKLKGKVIDCIENGYKLGDKIIRFPKVVIGQ; encoded by the coding sequence ATGAGTACAGAAGATAATAAGAAAGAAGAAGAGATTTTAAACAACGAAGCAGAAGCGCAGGTTGAAGAAAATCAAGAAGTAGAAGTAAATGAGCCGACAGCAGAAGAAATCATTCAAACAGAGAAAGATAAATATTTGCGTTTGTTTGCTGAATTTGAAAACTATAAAAAAAGAACCACTAGAGAAAGAATTGAATTGTTTAAAACTGCAGGTCAAGATTTGATGACAACTTTACTGCCAATTTTAGATGATTTTGATAGAGGTTTGGCAGAAATCAAAAAAGCCAAAGACAAAGAATTGTTAAAAGGAATGCAATTGATTAATGACAAACTAAAGAAGACTTTAGAGCAAAAAGGGTTGACATTGATAAAAGTAAAAGCAGGGGATGTTTTTGATGCAGACATTCATGAAGCAATTACTCAAATCCCTGCTCCAACAGATAAATTAAAAGGAAAAGTTATTGATTGTATCGAAAACGGATATAAGTTAGGAGATAAAATTATACGTTTCCCAAAAGTAGTTATTGGGCAGTAA